The region GATTTCGAGAATCCGCTGTCCGCTGATGAGCTTGCCGGCCTGTCGCTTGAAGAGGAAGTTGAGTCGCGTATCGTCCTTGAACATGGGGAGCGCCCCTGGGAGCTACGCCGTGGCCCGTTTACCGAGGACGACTACCGCACCCTTCCCGAAAAGGACTGGACCCTGCTGGTACAGGCGGTCGACCAGTTCGTCCCGGACGTAGCCGACCTGATGAAAGCGTTCAGTTTCCTGCCTAGCTGGAGGCTGGACGACGTCATGATCAGCTATGCCTCGCCCGGTGGCAGTGTTGGGCCGCATTACGATAACTACGACGTGTTCCTGCTGCAGGGACAAGGGCACCGGCGCTGGAAGCTGGATCAACGTTGCGACGCTGAGAGCGCCCTTCTCGACAACCCCGACCTCAAGATCCTGCGCGAATTTGAGCAGCAGGAAGAATGGGTGCTGGCCCCCGGAGATATGCTTTATATCCCGCCAGGTCTGGCGCATTACGGTATCGCCGAAGACGAATGCATGACCTATTCAATCGGCTTCCGCGCACCCAGTCACCACGAAGTACTGGTGCATTACACGGATTTCCTCGGCCAGCATCTGAGTGAGCAACAACGTTACAGCGACGCCGGCCAACAGGCCCCGGCCAATCCGGCCGAAATCGATGACGCTGCGGTGGACCGTCTGCGCGAGATTCTGCTTGAAGCGGCCAATGACAGAACCGCCCTGGCGATATGGTTTGGTCGTTTCATGACCGAGCCGCGGTACCCAGAACTGCTTCAGCCGGCTGCACAGGACCCTGGTGAGCTGACGCAAGTGTTGAGCCAGGGTTACGGCCTGGTTCGCAATCCTAGCGCCCGCCTCGCCTACCGTGTCGAAGTTGACCAGCTGGTGCTCTTCGCCAGCGGCGAGCATTGCGTGCTGCCTGCTTCCCTGTTGCCGCTGGTTCAACTAGTCTGCAATGAGGACTACCTGGACGCCGAGCGCCTGCTCCAGTGGCAGGCCGACGCTGAAGGTTGGATGTTAGTAGAACAACTGCTCAACAAAGGAGACCTCCTGCTGGAGGGGGATGATGAGGAATGACGTCACCATTGAGGTAGTCGACTGGCTCAGCTGTGAATCGCTGCGGGATATTCGGCGCGCTGTGTTCATCGATGAACAATGCATTCCAGCCGATGAAGAATGGGACGCCGACGATGCCATATCGGTGCATTTCCTGTTGTGCGCAAAGGGCGAGCCAGCCGGCACCGCACGCCTGCTGCCTGATGGCCATATCGGCCGCGTAGCGGTTATGCGGGACTGGCGCGGCACCGGGCTTGGCAAGGTGCTTATGCTGGCAGTGATGGATCATGCCCGCGGCGTCGGGATGGACATACTGAAGCTGTCAGCCCAGACCTACGCACTGGACTTCTACAGGGGGCTGGGTTTTGTGGTCGAGTCTGGTGAGTATCTCGAGGCGGGCATCCCCCATCACCGCATGATCTGGCGTAGTGAAAACGACGCGGCAGACGAGATGGCGCCGATCGAGTTCACTTCTCCAGGACGCTTCGCGATTCACAACCCGCCCGAACCGGCGCGTCCCGTCATGGAACATCCCCAGCCGCAGCGCCTGGGCGTTGAGCCGGAGCTGGTGGCTGTTGACCAACAGAACGCGCTTGAGCATGCCTGTAACCTCGCCTTGCAGGCGCGTCGCAGTCTGACTATCTACGCGATTGATCAAGCAATGTGGCTTTTCAATCAGCGCGCATTCATAGAAAGCTGTAAACCACTGATCAGCAGCAACCCCAAAGCGCGCATTCGGGTTCTGGTGCAAAATGTCAGCAAGAATTTGCTTGGCGGACACAGTATCGTTGGGCTGATGCATCGTTTCCCCAGTTATTGCGAAGTCCGGAAACAACATCCGGACCTGGCGCCGGACCCACGGGTTTTCCTGCTGGCCGACGATGCAGGAATCCTGCTGCTACCCAGGGCCGTTAAGCGCGACGGATTTGCCCGCTATAACAGTCGCGACCAGGTAAAGCGCCACGGCGACCTGTTCGACGAGCCGTGGTCGAGCAGTCAGAGCGACCCCGCCCTTCGCAGATTCCTCTTATGAAGCAATGTGGACGTTTCCTGCGCGGCAGTACGCTCCTGCTATGGCTGGCCGCTTCGGCTGTTATTGCGGCACCGACTACCGAAGTCATCCCGCTCAATTATGGCCTGGCAGAATCGCTTATCCCGGTGATACAGCCAATGTTGCAAGACGACGAACGCCTTTCCGCCTATGGCAGCCAGCTGATCGTGCGTGCCGAACCCGAACGAATCGACGATATTCGCAGCCTCATCGCGGATCTTGACCGCAAACCCGCACGCCTGAAAATAAGTGTAGCAAGCAATACGAACGTCACCGGTCAGAGCCGCGGGCACCGCATCGATGGGCGGTTTGGTTCAGAAACAGGGAGCGTTGTGATTGGCAATCCTGGCGAACACAACCGTGGGCGAATCATACGACGGGAAACGCACAGCGCAGCAGACGGTGTGCGGCAGATTACCGCTAACGAGGGGTACCCTGTCCTTATCCAGAGCGGTCACAGCGTACCGCTTTCGACACGATCCATGGATGCATACGGACAGATCGTCGAGCAAACCCATTATCGCGATGTTACGCAAGGCTTCTATGCAACGGTTCGCCTGAACGGCGATATGGCAACGATCAGTCTTGATGCAAACGATGACCGGATAAACCGCAATGATAACCAGCGTATCGACATACGGCACACCAATACGCAGATCACTGCCCGGCTGGGCGAATGGGTGACGGTAGGTGCGTTAGGGGACGCCGAAACAGCAGAGAGCCGCGATATCGGCTGGCGCACAACTACCCGGCAAGAGGATTCGGGCAGTATTCGACTCATGGTTGAACGTCTCGATTGAACTTTTTCGCAACCCTGTAGTGCAACAAAATAATCACTACATGCAAGTTGACTTATCCTCTGGCAAGTCGCATCATTGCCCCGCTCCCGCTAGCCAGGACCCTGCGAAGGGTTCCCGATCGGCTCCGATACCAAAGGGCCGATGCGTGTCTTAACAGCCCACAAGGCATTTTGACGAGGTTGCGACTGGAACGAAGTTGTCCTGAGGGACGGGGAAGCGATTTAAACGTATCAGCCTGAATGACGGAACCACCACGCTGCAAGGTCAAGCAACTGCCTGGCTGTATACGCAGACGTACGTCATCCATCTGTTCGTCACCCCCCTCCTCCGCGCTGCCTTCATTCCGATTGCTTCTTCGTTATTGCTCCAGCTGTTCAGACTGTCGCCCATGGCGGGTTCAGGTCGACAAATCGTGCAGAACCAAACGCAAACTTTGAAGGATTGACCATGTCAGCTTACCAAAACGAGATCAAGGCTATTGCCGCGGTAACAGAAGCCGCAGGTAGCACCTGGGCCGCCATCAACCCGGAATACGCTGCTCGCATGCGCCTCCAGAACCGCTTCAAAACCGGTCTGGACATCGCCAAGTACACCGCCGCCATCATGCGCAAAGACATGGCCGAGTACGACGCCGATACCAACGCCTACACCCAGTCTCTGGGCTGCTGGCACGGCTTCATCGGTCAGCAGAAGCTGATCTCCATCAAGAAGCATCTGAAGACTACCAACAAGCGCTACCTCTACCTGTCCGGCTGGATGGTTGCCGCACTGCGCTCTGACTTTGGTCCGCTGCCTGACCAGTCCATGCACGAGAAGACTTCTGTTTCCGGTCTGATCGAAGAGCTTTACACATTCCTGCGTCAAGCTGACGCGCGCGAACTGGACCTCCTGTTCACCGCGCTGGACGACGCCCGTAGCGCTGGCGACAAGGCCAAAGAAGCTGAAATCCAGGCCAAGATCGACAACTTCGAAACGCACGTTGTCCCGATCATCGCCGACATCGACGCTGGTTTCGGTAACCCGGAAGCCACTTACCTGCTGGCCAAGAAAATGATCGAAGCCGGTGCTTGCTGTATCCAGATCGAGAACCAGGTTTCTGACGAGAAGCAGTGCGGTCACCAGGATGGCAAGGTAACCGTTCCGCATTCCGACTTCCTGGCCAAGATCAATGCCGTACGTTACGCATTCCTTGAGCTCGGCGTTGACGACGGCGTGATCGTTGCCCGTACCGACTCCCTGGGCGCCGGCCTGACCAAAGCCATCGCCGTCACCAACGAGCCAGGCGACCTGGGCGACCAGTACAACAGCTTCCTGGACGGTGATTACATCGAAAGCGCTGACGACATCCAGAACGGCGATGTAGTCATCAAGGCCAACGGCAAGCTGCTCAAGCCCAAGCGCCTGGCTTCCGGCCTGTTCCAGTTCCGCAAGGACACTGGTGTTGACCGCGTAGTACTGGACTGCATCACCAGTCTGCAGAACGGCGCTGACCTGCTGTGGATCGAGACCGAGAAGCCTCACGTTGGTCAGATCGCCGACATGGTTAACCGTATCCGCGAAGTCGTACCGAACGCCAAGCTGGTTTACAACAACAGCCCGTCGTTCAACTGGACGCTGAACTTCCGCCAGCAGGTATTCGATGCCATGCAGGAAGAAGGCAAAGACGTGTCTGCCTACGATCGCACCAAGCTGATGAGCGTCGAGTACGACGAAACCGAACTGGCCAAGCTGGCTGATGAGAAGATCCGTACCTTCCAGAAGGATGCTTCACGCGAAGCAGGTATCTTCCACCACCTGATCACCCTGCCGACTTACCACACTGCCGCCCTGTCTACCGACAACCTGGCAAAAGGGTACTTCGCAGACGAAGGCATGCTGGCCTACGTCAAGGGCGTTCAGCGTCAGGAAATCCGTCAGGGCATCGCCTGCGTCAAGCACCAGAACATGGCTGGCTCGGACATCGGCGACAACCACAAAGAATACTTTGCTGGTGAAGCTGCACTGAAGGCTGGCGGTAAAGACAACACCATGAACCAGTTCTAAGACTGTTCGTCGGGCTCAGGCCCGGGTGTAGGAAGGCCACCTTCGGGTGGCCTTTTTTGTAGCTGTATTGTGACCGTCTGGTCGCGTACAATGCGTGCGCTTTCCTCCACTCCTCCCCTGTCGACTCGTTCCGTCGTCATGGGCGATCGCAGCGCAAGGTTGAATATGTCCCGCTTGATACTCCATTTCCCCGAGCAACAGTTCTATTTCACTACTCAGTTGACCGTCAGGATCACCGACATCAACGCCGGCAAGCATCTGGCAAACGACTCCATGATCTCGATGATTTCCGAAGCGCGTGCTCGCTTTCTATATCAATTCGGCATCGAAGAAGTGGGCGAGAACGAAGTCGGAATCATCGTTACCGATCTGGCAACGACTTACCGGACAGCGGCCTTTGCCAGGGATACACTGATTTTCGAAGTGGGTCTGATGGACCTGAACAAGTACGGCGGCGATATTATCTTTCGTATTACCAAGGCACGTAATGGCGAGCTTGTTGCCCTGGCAAAATCGGGCTTCGTTTTTTACCATTTTGCTGCGTCGAAAGTGATGCCCATGCCTGAAGACTTCCGCATGCGCTTCCCCGGCGTCAACTGTTTACCCGATTACGCATAAAAAAACCCGGTCAAATGACCGGGTTTTTTATTGGCAAGCTCGCTATTAACGAACTTCAACCTCTGCTTCTACGTCTGCTTCAACGCGGCGGTTCATCGCGCGACCTTCAGCAGTTTCGTTGTCCGCGATCGGGCTGGATTCGCCGTGACCGACCGAATCGATACGATTACCGTCAACGCCTTCGTCGATCAGAGCCTGACGTACGGACGCTGCACGACGCTGTGACAGGTCCTGGTTGTACTGCTCAGTGCCTACAGAGTCAGTGTGACCTTCAACAGTAGTGGTTACTGAAGGATAGGTGTTCATGAACTCAGCAAGGCTCTGGATATCCTGACGGAACTCAGGACGGATAGTCGCTTCGTCGAAGTCAAACTTGACGTCGAGCTCAACGCGAACGTTCTGCATTTCCGGTTCTGGCGCAGGCGCCGGAGCTGGAGCAGGTGCTGGAGCCGGAGCTGGCTCGGCAGCAGGCTGTGACGCACCACCGAAGTTCAGGCCCAGGCCAACGCCAGCCATCCACTCGGTGTTATCGTGGTCCAGGCCATGCATGACGTCGACACCGGCGCGAACGAAGAAGTTCTCGTTCAAATAGTTCTTAACACCGGCACCTGCCAGCAACATGCTGGTTTTGTCGCGGCTGCCTGTACCAACCTGATCTAATTCCTGGTGAGCAACACCACCGGACAGATAAGGACGTACTGCGCCCTGGCCGAAGTGGTAGATGGCCTCAAGGTGAGTCATGCGGCCGTCGATGTCGTCACCTTCGAAACCGGCTGCTTCACTTTCCAGGCTCTTGTAAACGCCGTGGCCGAGGTTCAACGAGACGTTGTCGCTCACAAAGTAACCGAGGCTACCACCGACCAGAGTACCGTCATCCAGATCATGGATGCTGTCGGTGAAGTAACGCTTGGCAAATGCTTCCGCCTCAACAGAGCCGGCGCTCTGAGCCATAACTGGCATTGTGGAGGCAGCTACTACGGCGCCAACAACGATACCTACAGTGTTTTTCAATCTCATCTTTGAATCCCCGTTTAATCCATTCGGACGTTAGGTTTGCGCAATCTCGGCAAAACACAGGCGTGAGTATACAGACAACGCCACATCATCATAGGGCGAGTTTCAAAGGGGCATTACGACGTGCTTACGGAGCTTTTCCAATGCACGCTTGTAACGCATCTTTGTCGCACTTAGTCCCATATACATGATGTCGGCAATCTCCTGAAATTCAAGCTCTGCCACAAAGCGTAGCACAAGAATTTCGCGATCAACCGGGTTCACATGAACCAGCCAGCGGTCCAGGCCACCACTACCTGCGAGAGGCTCGGGTTCTTCCTGAGCTTCCTCCTGAGAGTCCAGACTTAGCGCATCGAAGAGTCGCTTTTTACGCTTCTCTTTTCGATACTGTGTGATGCACTCATTGTATGTAATGCTATAAAGCCATGTCTTGAATTTTGCCTTGCCTTCAAACTGTTTCAGGCCATGTAACACTTTTAGCATTACCTCCTGACAGACATCATCAGCATCCCTTTCGTTCCCCAAATATCGCGCACAAACGTTAAAAAGTGTTCTTTGATAGCGCCTCATGAGTTCTTCATAAGCCACTGTCGTGTGAAGCAATTCACGTTTCGCGCGCACGACCAGCTCCTCGTCCGAAAGGTCGGCAGGAGTATATCGGCTGCTTGATGGGCCAGAATCGTTCAAAACGAGGGGATCGCTAAGTGGGTTGATGTACACGCTAGATGGTTATCGGGAGACCCGTTCGTTCAGCAGAACACGGTTGGATAGCGAGACTACCGCCCCGCTATCATCGACCAGAGACGTCTTTACAGTGCCGATCTCGTCAATCACACCCTCAACGTCTCCGACCCGGATGCGATCACCCACTTGGTAGAGTTCACGTACATAGACACCCGCAATGATTTGACCAACCACCTGTTGGCTGCCCAGGCCCAGCGCCAATGCAGCTGCGAGGCCGAAGGAGACCAGCACAATGGCAATCACGGTGTTGAGCAAGCCGGTTTCAATCTGCAGCTGACCGATCGCCAGAGAAACGGTGATGATGACCAGCAGTCCCTGGGCGAAACGCCCCAGCCCTCCCGCGTAATCAACACCGATGCTTTCAGCGGCGCCGCGTACGACGCCACTCACCAGGTGCGACAGCAGCAGACCCGCCAGTAGTATCAGCGCGGCGCCGAACACTTTAGGCAAATACAGTGCGAACGCATCAAGCGTCGAAGAAACCCGGGCTAGACCCAGCGTCTCGGCAGCAGACACAACGAATGTCAGAACGATAAACCAGTAGACTATCTTGCCCACAACAGAAGAAACCGGCGACGATATCCCTATCCTTCCGAGCAGCTTGGTGACCCCGGCACCTGTCATCAAACGGTCCAATCCCAGCTTGGCAAGCCC is a window of Pseudomonas sp. gcc21 DNA encoding:
- a CDS encoding OmpA family protein; translation: MRLKNTVGIVVGAVVAASTMPVMAQSAGSVEAEAFAKRYFTDSIHDLDDGTLVGGSLGYFVSDNVSLNLGHGVYKSLESEAAGFEGDDIDGRMTHLEAIYHFGQGAVRPYLSGGVAHQELDQVGTGSRDKTSMLLAGAGVKNYLNENFFVRAGVDVMHGLDHDNTEWMAGVGLGLNFGGASQPAAEPAPAPAPAPAPAPAPEPEMQNVRVELDVKFDFDEATIRPEFRQDIQSLAEFMNTYPSVTTTVEGHTDSVGTEQYNQDLSQRRAASVRQALIDEGVDGNRIDSVGHGESSPIADNETAEGRAMNRRVEADVEAEVEVR
- a CDS encoding GNAT family N-acetyltransferase; the protein is MMRNDVTIEVVDWLSCESLRDIRRAVFIDEQCIPADEEWDADDAISVHFLLCAKGEPAGTARLLPDGHIGRVAVMRDWRGTGLGKVLMLAVMDHARGVGMDILKLSAQTYALDFYRGLGFVVESGEYLEAGIPHHRMIWRSENDAADEMAPIEFTSPGRFAIHNPPEPARPVMEHPQPQRLGVEPELVAVDQQNALEHACNLALQARRSLTIYAIDQAMWLFNQRAFIESCKPLISSNPKARIRVLVQNVSKNLLGGHSIVGLMHRFPSYCEVRKQHPDLAPDPRVFLLADDAGILLLPRAVKRDGFARYNSRDQVKRHGDLFDEPWSSSQSDPALRRFLL
- a CDS encoding secretin N-terminal domain-containing protein produces the protein MKQCGRFLRGSTLLLWLAASAVIAAPTTEVIPLNYGLAESLIPVIQPMLQDDERLSAYGSQLIVRAEPERIDDIRSLIADLDRKPARLKISVASNTNVTGQSRGHRIDGRFGSETGSVVIGNPGEHNRGRIIRRETHSAADGVRQITANEGYPVLIQSGHSVPLSTRSMDAYGQIVEQTHYRDVTQGFYATVRLNGDMATISLDANDDRINRNDNQRIDIRHTNTQITARLGEWVTVGALGDAETAESRDIGWRTTTRQEDSGSIRLMVERLD
- a CDS encoding cupin domain-containing protein, producing the protein MASPDHASPLGNISIETFLRDYWQKKPLLIRQAFADFENPLSADELAGLSLEEEVESRIVLEHGERPWELRRGPFTEDDYRTLPEKDWTLLVQAVDQFVPDVADLMKAFSFLPSWRLDDVMISYASPGGSVGPHYDNYDVFLLQGQGHRRWKLDQRCDAESALLDNPDLKILREFEQQEEWVLAPGDMLYIPPGLAHYGIAEDECMTYSIGFRAPSHHEVLVHYTDFLGQHLSEQQRYSDAGQQAPANPAEIDDAAVDRLREILLEAANDRTALAIWFGRFMTEPRYPELLQPAAQDPGELTQVLSQGYGLVRNPSARLAYRVEVDQLVLFASGEHCVLPASLLPLVQLVCNEDYLDAERLLQWQADAEGWMLVEQLLNKGDLLLEGDDEE
- a CDS encoding thioesterase family protein; the protein is MSRLILHFPEQQFYFTTQLTVRITDINAGKHLANDSMISMISEARARFLYQFGIEEVGENEVGIIVTDLATTYRTAAFARDTLIFEVGLMDLNKYGGDIIFRITKARNGELVALAKSGFVFYHFAASKVMPMPEDFRMRFPGVNCLPDYA
- the sigX gene encoding RNA polymerase sigma factor SigX, giving the protein MNDSGPSSSRYTPADLSDEELVVRAKRELLHTTVAYEELMRRYQRTLFNVCARYLGNERDADDVCQEVMLKVLHGLKQFEGKAKFKTWLYSITYNECITQYRKEKRKKRLFDALSLDSQEEAQEEPEPLAGSGGLDRWLVHVNPVDREILVLRFVAELEFQEIADIMYMGLSATKMRYKRALEKLRKHVVMPL
- a CDS encoding isocitrate lyase, giving the protein MSAYQNEIKAIAAVTEAAGSTWAAINPEYAARMRLQNRFKTGLDIAKYTAAIMRKDMAEYDADTNAYTQSLGCWHGFIGQQKLISIKKHLKTTNKRYLYLSGWMVAALRSDFGPLPDQSMHEKTSVSGLIEELYTFLRQADARELDLLFTALDDARSAGDKAKEAEIQAKIDNFETHVVPIIADIDAGFGNPEATYLLAKKMIEAGACCIQIENQVSDEKQCGHQDGKVTVPHSDFLAKINAVRYAFLELGVDDGVIVARTDSLGAGLTKAIAVTNEPGDLGDQYNSFLDGDYIESADDIQNGDVVIKANGKLLKPKRLASGLFQFRKDTGVDRVVLDCITSLQNGADLLWIETEKPHVGQIADMVNRIREVVPNAKLVYNNSPSFNWTLNFRQQVFDAMQEEGKDVSAYDRTKLMSVEYDETELAKLADEKIRTFQKDASREAGIFHHLITLPTYHTAALSTDNLAKGYFADEGMLAYVKGVQRQEIRQGIACVKHQNMAGSDIGDNHKEYFAGEAALKAGGKDNTMNQF
- a CDS encoding mechanosensitive ion channel domain-containing protein, whose amino-acid sequence is MEFDTWRQSFVAAMTTLWSKIASFVPDLIASLLIVLLGFVIAKLVDALLSKGLAKLGLDRLMTGAGVTKLLGRIGISSPVSSVVGKIVYWFIVLTFVVSAAETLGLARVSSTLDAFALYLPKVFGAALILLAGLLLSHLVSGVVRGAAESIGVDYAGGLGRFAQGLLVIITVSLAIGQLQIETGLLNTVIAIVLVSFGLAAALALGLGSQQVVGQIIAGVYVRELYQVGDRIRVGDVEGVIDEIGTVKTSLVDDSGAVVSLSNRVLLNERVSR